GCATCAGGAAGGAAATTGTCTCCTGCTTTACCCGAACCAGTTTACATGCATCTGTCTGACTTGCGTAAATTTTTTCCATATGCTTAGAGTTCGTTACAAGAATATAACGCAAGCGAAATGGAAATATTGCTCGGCAGGGAATTGCCCGGAAACTAGTTGGTCAGTACAATCTTGTTTTTCTGGATAATCTTGCGCAGGTTGATCAGCGCATAGCGCATCCGGCCCAGGGCCGTATTGATGCTCACGCCGGTACACTCGGAAATTTCCTTGAAACTCATATCCTTGTAGATACGCATAATCAGGACTTCGCGCTGGTCGTCCGGCAATTCGTCAATGAGCAGGCCCAGGTCGCTGTCTATCTGGTCTTTGATAAGTTGCTTTTCGATGTTTGGACGGTCGTCTCCGATTACCGAGAAGATATTGAAATCCTCCCCGCCCTCAAACTTGGGCATCCGCTTGTTTTTACGGAAATGGTCGATAATCAGGTTGTGCGCAATCCGCATGACCCAGGGAAGGAATTTCCCTTCTTCACTGTAATTCCCCTTCTTCAGGGTCTTGATGACTTTAATAAAGGTATCCTGAAAAATATCCTCCGTAATATCGCGGTCCAGAACCTTGGAGTAGATAAAGCTGGTAATGCGTTGGTTGTGCCGGTTGATCAGGATCTCGAGGGAGCGCTCGTCGCCGCTGATATAATCCCTAACCAGGGCTGAGTCGTCGATCTGTAGTTCCATAGAGCGTACTTTAGTTTTTAATCCAGGACCTTGTTACAGGACATCTGAAGGTTGGTTACCGATTGGGTTATCGTGTCTGCCGTTCAAACACAATTTAAAAGTAGCCAAAGGCCCTGCTGATGGAAAAACTATGTTGTAAAACGCTCGATTCTTGATGTCAAAGGCGAATTTTGACATTTCTCGCCCCGGGGTGGGTGGAAGTTACCTCCGGGGTTCCGCCTCGGGACCGGGCATAAAAAAGGCCCCGGAAAGGGGCCGTGGTCTATCTTAAACGGACGTATTGTCAATTCAGGTTGTTCTCGAAATCCATCCCCCGGGAGGAAATAACAGAAAGGGATTTGGAGTAATCCAGAAGGAACCGTACGGTTTCCTCTGAGGTGGTTACGAGTTTACATCCGTCCTGGGTTGTGTAGCTGTGATCCATAGGCTGCTGTGTTTGGATAAAATAACGCAAACCAATGCAGCACCCGTGTTTCCGCTCGACCTATGGCCAATTAATTCGTTAAAACTATATTGTGCTCATCGATGAGCTTCCGCAGGTTGATCAGCGCATAACGCATCCGGCCCAGGGCCGTATTGATACTTACGCCGGTATTTTCGGCTATTTCCTTAAAACTCATGTCCCGATACATCCGCAACTGCAGAACCACCTGCTGGTCCTCGGGCAATTCGGCAATCAGGTCTGCAATATCCGTTTCAATCTGCTCCTGGATCAGTTGTTTCTCCGCATTGAGGCGGTCGTCCTGCATGATGGAAAAAATGCTGAACTCCGGGCTGCCTTCATAGCGCGGCATCCGGTTGCTCTTCCGATAGTGGTCGATGACCAGGTTGTGGGCAATCCGCATCACCCAGGGCAGGAATTTGCCCTCTTCATTGTACTTGCCGAGTTTCAGGGTCCGGATGACCTTGATAAAGGTATCCTGGAAGAGGTCTTCGGTTACCTCCCGGTCGTAGACCTTGGAGTAAATAAAAGAGGAGATCCGCTGATTGTGGCGATTGATGAGTATTTCCAGTGACCTTTCGTCACCGTTCAGATAGTTCTTGATCAGGATAGCATCGTCTGCCTGGTGGTCCATACAACTTACTTTTTTGGTAATTCCTCCCGTCCACGAAGTTCGCAGAGGCAGGGATTTGGGTTACATTTTCAAAAAAGTAATCGTGTTGTATAGGCAGCGCTTATTATATCATAGAATGCCCAAATATAGGAATTTTTTAACGTTGGCAAAAAATATGATTCGGGATCGGGCGGGTATTCAGGTGGATCAAGCGCTTCGGTATGCCCCTGGCAAATCGTATCTTTGCGCCTCATTCCATCGTATATGCCCGCACCCGTCCAAGCCGATCCCAGGCAAAATATCCTGATCCAGGGAGCCCGTCTGCACAACCTGAAGAATATCGACGTGGTGATCCCGCGCAACCAGCTGGTGGTCATCACCGGGATGTCCGGCTCGGGCAAATCGAGCCTGGCCTTTGACACCCTGTACGCCGAGGGCCAGCGTCGCTATGTGGAAAGCCTGTCTTCCTATGCCCGGCAATTCCTGGGGAAACTGGACAAACCCAAGGTAGACCAGATTCGGGGTATCGCCCCTGCCATTGCCATCGAGCAAAAAGTAAACTCCACCAACCCCCGGTCTACGGTGGGCACCACCACGGAAATCTACGACTACCTGAAACTGCTGTATGCTCGGGTGGGCCGCACGTATTCCCCCGTTTCCGGAGAGGAAGTGAAAAAGGATCGGGTATCGGACGTAGTGGATTTCGTCAGGTCCTTTCCGGAGGGAAGCCGGCTGTTGTTGCTCGCCCCGCTGCGGATCCCGGAGGAGCGCGAGGTTTCCAAATCCCTGGAATTGCTCTCCAAACAGGGCTATGCGCGCATCAAGCACCAGGGGGAGGTGGTGCGGATCGACCCGGATCTCGAAGGTGTGGGTCGGGAGTTTGAGCTGGTGGTAGACCGGATCGTGGTGCGGGAAGGAGAAGATTTCCTGAACCGCCTGGCAGGAGCCGTCGATACCGCATTTTTTGAAGGTAAGGGGGAATGCTATGTCGAATCGCTGGCCGATGGGACGCGTACGCCTTTCAGCAATAAATTCGAGCGGGACGGGATGCAGTTCCCGGAGCCCAATGTCCACCTTTTCAGTTTCAACAACCCCTATGGGGCCTGCCCGAAATGCGAGGGGTACGGGGACGTCATCGGTATCGATGCGGACCTGGTGATTCCCAACACCGGGCTATCGGTTTACGAAAACGCCATTTTCCCCTGGCGGGGCGACAGCATGGGATGGTACCGGGACCAACTGGTCAACTCGGCCTACAAATTCGACTTCCCCATCCACAAGCCCTGGTTTGAGCTCAGCGAGGAACAGCAGGCCCTGGTTTGGGAAGGAAATGAGCATTTTACCGGCCTGAATGCGTTTTTTGCCAAGCTCGAGGAAAAAAGTTACAAAATCCAGAACCGGGTGATGTTGTCCCGTTACCGGGGCAAGACGCGTTGTTCCGTATGCCGGGGGCGTCGCTTGCGGAAGGAAGCCGAATACGTGCGTATTTACGGTAAATCCATCTCGGATCTGGTGGAAATGCCCCTGTATAAATTGCAGGCGTATTTTGACGAACTCGAGCTCAGCGACCACGATTCCCGCATCGCCCGGCGGTTATTGACCGAAATCCGGAACCGTCTCGCCTACCTGATGCAGGTAGGGCTCGGATACCTGACCCTGAATCGCAAATCCAACACGCTTTCCGGAGGAGAAAGCCAGCGCATCAACCTGGCGACATCCCTGGGCAGCAGCCTGGTGGGCTCCATGTACATCCTGGACGAGCCGAGCATTGGCCTGCATCCGAGGGATACGGAAAACCTGATCGGGGTACTGGAATCCCTGCGCGACCTGGGGAATACAGTGATCGTGGTTGAACACGACGAAGATATGATGCGCGCCGCAGACCGGATCATCGATATCGGGCCTGAAGCCGGCACGCACGGCGGCCGGGTTGTAGCCGAGGGCACCCTGGGGGATATCCTCGCTTCGGATTCTTTCACCGCCCGGTACCTGAACGGCAGCCTGAATATCCCGGTCCCTGCACGCAGACGGCCCCCCCGAGGGCATATCGACATCCTGGGGGCACGGGAACACAACCTGAAGAACATCGACGTTCGGATTCCCCTGCAGGTACTCACGGTGATTACCGGGGTCTCTGGCAGCGGGAAAAGTACGCTGATCCGGCGCATCCTCTACCCGATGCTCCAAAAGGAGTTGGGAGGCTATGGCGAAAAAGCCGGGCAGCATACGGAATTCAAGGGGGAGTTCCAGTTTGTCAAATACGTGGAGATGGTAGACCAGAATCCCATCGGGCGGTCGTCCCGGTCGAACCCGGTTACCTATATCAAAGCCTACGACGACATCCGCAACCTCTATGCCGCCCAGAAACTGAGTAAACTCCGTGGTTATAAATCCAAACACTTCTCCTTTAATGTGGACGGCGGCCGATGTGATAAATGCAAAGGGGATGGTGAGATTACCGTGGAAATGCAATTCATGGCCGATGTTCATCTGGAATGCGACCAGTGTGGCGGCCGGAGGTTTCGCAAGGAGGTGCTTGAAGTTAAGTTCGAGGGCGCCTCCATCGCGGACATCCTGGAAATGACCGTTTCGGATTCCATCGAGTTTTTCAAAGAGCACAAACAGGAGAAGATTGCGGCCCGCCTGCAGCCCCTGCAGGATGTCGGGCTGGGATATGTCACCCTGGGCCAGCCCTCCTCCACCCTATCCGGGGGGGAGGCCCAGCGAATCAAACTGGCCTCGTTTCTCGGCAAGGGACAGACCCGGGACAAGGGCGTGTTCATTTTTGACGAG
This genomic window from Robiginitalea biformata HTCC2501 contains:
- a CDS encoding sigma-70 family RNA polymerase sigma factor, whose amino-acid sequence is MELQIDDSALVRDYISGDERSLEILINRHNQRITSFIYSKVLDRDITEDIFQDTFIKVIKTLKKGNYSEEGKFLPWVMRIAHNLIIDHFRKNKRMPKFEGGEDFNIFSVIGDDRPNIEKQLIKDQIDSDLGLLIDELPDDQREVLIMRIYKDMSFKEISECTGVSINTALGRMRYALINLRKIIQKNKIVLTN
- a CDS encoding RNA polymerase sigma factor, with the protein product MDHQADDAILIKNYLNGDERSLEILINRHNQRISSFIYSKVYDREVTEDLFQDTFIKVIRTLKLGKYNEEGKFLPWVMRIAHNLVIDHYRKSNRMPRYEGSPEFSIFSIMQDDRLNAEKQLIQEQIETDIADLIAELPEDQQVVLQLRMYRDMSFKEIAENTGVSINTALGRMRYALINLRKLIDEHNIVLTN
- the uvrA gene encoding excinuclease ABC subunit UvrA, which produces MPAPVQADPRQNILIQGARLHNLKNIDVVIPRNQLVVITGMSGSGKSSLAFDTLYAEGQRRYVESLSSYARQFLGKLDKPKVDQIRGIAPAIAIEQKVNSTNPRSTVGTTTEIYDYLKLLYARVGRTYSPVSGEEVKKDRVSDVVDFVRSFPEGSRLLLLAPLRIPEEREVSKSLELLSKQGYARIKHQGEVVRIDPDLEGVGREFELVVDRIVVREGEDFLNRLAGAVDTAFFEGKGECYVESLADGTRTPFSNKFERDGMQFPEPNVHLFSFNNPYGACPKCEGYGDVIGIDADLVIPNTGLSVYENAIFPWRGDSMGWYRDQLVNSAYKFDFPIHKPWFELSEEQQALVWEGNEHFTGLNAFFAKLEEKSYKIQNRVMLSRYRGKTRCSVCRGRRLRKEAEYVRIYGKSISDLVEMPLYKLQAYFDELELSDHDSRIARRLLTEIRNRLAYLMQVGLGYLTLNRKSNTLSGGESQRINLATSLGSSLVGSMYILDEPSIGLHPRDTENLIGVLESLRDLGNTVIVVEHDEDMMRAADRIIDIGPEAGTHGGRVVAEGTLGDILASDSFTARYLNGSLNIPVPARRRPPRGHIDILGAREHNLKNIDVRIPLQVLTVITGVSGSGKSTLIRRILYPMLQKELGGYGEKAGQHTEFKGEFQFVKYVEMVDQNPIGRSSRSNPVTYIKAYDDIRNLYAAQKLSKLRGYKSKHFSFNVDGGRCDKCKGDGEITVEMQFMADVHLECDQCGGRRFRKEVLEVKFEGASIADILEMTVSDSIEFFKEHKQEKIAARLQPLQDVGLGYVTLGQPSSTLSGGEAQRIKLASFLGKGQTRDKGVFIFDEPTTGLHFHDIHKLLTSFNALLEKGHSIVVIEHNIELIKSADHVIDLGPEGGDKGGQIVAFGSPEEIAAHPDSLTGRYLKGKL